A region of Homo sapiens chromosome 17, GRCh38.p14 Primary Assembly DNA encodes the following proteins:
- the OR1D2 gene encoding olfactory receptor 1D2: MDGGNQSEGSEFLLLGMSESPEQQRILFWMFLSMYLVTVVGNVLIILAISSDSRLHTPVYFFLANLSFTDLFFVTNTIPKMLVNLQSHNKAISYAGCLTQLYFLVSLVALDNLILAVMAYDRYVAICCPLHYTTAMSPKLCILLLSLCWVLSVLYGLIHTLLMTRVTFCGSRKIHYIFCEMYVLLRMACSNIQINHTVLIATGCFIFLIPFGFVIISYVLIIRAILRIPSVSKKYKAFSTCASHLGAVSLFYGTLCMVYLKPLHTYSVKDSVATVMYAVVTPMMNPFIYSLRNKDMHGALGRLLDKHFKRLT; the protein is encoded by the coding sequence ATGGATGGAGGCAACCAGAGTGAAGGTTCAGAGTTCCTTCTCCTGGGGATGTCAGAGAGTCCTGAGCAGCAGCGGATCCTGTTTTGGATGTTCCTGTCCATGTACCTGGTCACGGTGGTGGGAAATGTGCTCATCATCCTGGCCATCAGCTCTGATTCCCGCCTGCACACCCCCGTGTACTTCTTCCTGGCCAACCTCTCCTTCACTGACCTCTTCTTTGTCACCAACACAATCCCCAAGATGCTGGTGAACCTCCAGTCCCATAACAAAGCCATCTCCTATGCAGGGTGTCTGACACAGCTCTACTTCCTGGTCTCCTTGGTGGCCCTGGACAACCTCATCCTGGCTGTGATGGCATATGACCGCTATGTGGCCATCTGCTGCCCCCTCCACTACACCACAGCCATGAGCCCTAAGCTCTGTATCTTACTCCTTTCCTTGTGTTGGGTCCTATCCGTCCTCTATGGCCTCATACACACCCTCCTCATGACCAGAGTGACCTTCTGTGGGTCACGAAAAATCCACTACATCTTCTGTGAGATGTATGTATTGCTGAGGATGGCATGTTCCAACATTCAGATTAATCACACAGTGCTGATTGCCACAGGCTGCTTCATCTTCCTCATTCCCTTTGGATTCGTGATCATTTCCTATGTGCTGATTATCAGAGCCATCCTCAGAATACCCTCAGTCTCTAAGAAATACaaagccttctccacctgtgCCTCCCATTTGGGTGCAGTCTCCCTCTTCTATGGGACACTTTGTATGGTATACCTAAAGCCCCTCCATACCTACTCTGTGAAGGACTCAGTAGCCACAGTGATGTATGCTGTGGTGACACCCATGATGAATCCCTTCATCTACAGCCTGAGGAACAAGGACATGCATGGGGCTCTGGGAAGACTCCTAGATaaacactttaagaggctgacATGA
- the OR1G1 gene encoding olfactory receptor 1G1, giving the protein MEGKNLTSISECFLLGFSEQLEEQKPLFGSFLFMYLVTVAGNLLIILVIITDTQLHTPMYFFLANLSLADACFVSTTVPKMLANIQIQSQAISYSGCLLQLYFFMLFVMLEAFLLAVMAYDCYVAICHPLHYILIMSPGLCIFLVSASWIMNALHSLLHTLLMNSLSFCANHEIPHFFCDINPLLSLSCTDPFTNELVIFITGGLTGLICVLCLIISYTNVFSTILKIPSAQGKRKAFSTCSSHLSVVSLFFGTSFCVDFSSPSTHSAQKDTVASVMYTVVTPMLNPFIYSLRNQEIKSSLRKLIWVRKIHSP; this is encoded by the coding sequence ATGGAGGGGAAAAATCTGACCAGcatctcagaatgtttcctcctGGGGTTCTCTGAGCAGCTGGAGGAGCAGAAGCCCCTCTTTGGGTCCTTCCTGTTCATGTACTTGGTCACGGTGGCAGGCAACCTCCTCATCATTCTAGTCATCATTACTGACACTCAACTCCATACCCCCATGTACTTCTTTCTAGCCAACCTCTCCCTTGCAGATGCCTGCTTTGTGTCCACCACAGTCCCTAAGATGCTGGCAAACATACAGATCCAGAGTCAGGCCATCTCCTACTCAGGGTGTCTACTACAGttgtattttttcatgttatttgtGATGCTGGAGGCATTCCTCTTGGCGGTCATGGCCTATGACTGCTACGTGGCCATATGCCACCCACTTCATTACATTCTGATCATGAGCCCTGGGCTCTGCATCTTCCTCGTGTCTGCATCCTGGATCATGAATGCCCTCCACTCCCTTCTACACACACTTCTGATGAACAGCCTGTCCTTCTGCGCAAACCATGAGATCCCACACTTCTTCTGTGACATCAATCCCCTCCTGAGTCTGTCCTGCACAGACCCCTTCACCAATGAGCTGGTGATCTTCATCACTGGGGGTCTCACAGGACTCATTTGTGTGCTTTGCCTGATTATCTCTTACACGAACGTTTTCTCGACCATCCTGAAGATCCCATCAGCTCAGGGGAAGCGGAAAGCCTTTTCCACCTGCAGCTCTCATCTCTCCGTGGTCTCTCTCTTCTTTGGGACTTCTTTTTGTGTTGATTTCAGTTCTCCCTCAACCCACTCGGCCCAGAAGGACACAGTTGCATCAGTGATGTACACAGTGGTAACTCCAATGTTGAATCCCTTTATCTACAGTTTGAGGAACCAAGAAATAAAGTCTTCCCTGAGAAAGTTAATCTGGGTTCGGAAAATTCATTCCCCTTAG